A stretch of DNA from Besnoitia besnoiti strain Bb-Ger1 chromosome II, whole genome shotgun sequence:
CTCGCCCTCCAcggagcggccgcggagcagcgccgcgatcGAACagcgcctgaggcgcgcggcgctcgccttcggccgccaaagccgacgcagcggcgcactcgaagaagagagagactcgcgcgccgaTCACTACGATTCCGACGTGCCGACAGGCGACCCCCTGGTAGTGCTTGAGCGCGGGAACAGAAGAGAGCAAGCGGCAAAGGCCGTCAGACGCGAACTGAGAATCTCCCGGAGGCAATGGGTGAGTTCGTGGGCAACCTGAGTCCGGATAGCCGACGACAGGTGTGCgagggcagggggggggacgggggagagaagaggggaggggagaagagaggctcTTTCGCGCGAAGCTTCGTGTCGGCTCAGTTTCGATTTCGAGCTTCCTTGCTTCTCGACTTGTCCCTCTCGGCGTGGCTTTCCTCCGCCAGGCACCTGCCGCTTCCCGCTGGACGGTTGCAATGAGGTATATGCAGCTAGACGGACGTAGATATTGAAACAGATATGTAGAAAGATAGACATAGAGAAggatacagatagatagcTAGAGTGACAAGCATATGGATATTCATAATGAATAGatgcgttttttctttttccgctAAGCGTTGTGTTGCGGCGGTctctgtgttttttttttcagaatCGCACGCTCATGTGGTTTCTTGTGAGCGCGGTGCAACTGGGGACTTCGTTTACGCTCATTCATTCTTTCAATATgggcctgcagctcctcttGGTATACGGCGGCCTCAAGAGCCCTTTAGTAAGAAAGAAGCTTCCTCGTCCTGCCTGGCTGCAGATGAAAAAGTCCTACCAACACTGGGCGGCGCGTGAACTCCGGCTCTTCTCGCATCATCTTTCGTTTCCATGCCTCAttgtttcctctgcgtctcgttctttcgcctctcgctcttcgtgGGCGCTCTCAGGCGTCGCCTGACCTTCGCGGTTCgcttctccgcagcctccagcgTGTCTGTCGAGTGGCGCCGCTCTCCaactctctcgctgcgccgtgtGTCGAAGCACCTGGGGTCTGTCGCGCAGGTCGCGCTCGGGGTCGCCACGCTCGCCGGGCGTGTgactcgcgcagcgcgtTGACTTTCTCGGTAGGAACCACGTTTGCTGAAAAGGGCGCTCTCTTTCcgtgcctgcgcggccttcttcgctctgcgTGCTTTCTGgacttctgcgtcgcgctcgaCGTCGTGTGTGTGCTTGCGGGACTTGTGCATTTCGCTGTTTTCAGGCTCTGTTCTACGCGGTGGTGGTGGGCGGCACGCTGACCTCGTACCTGGCTGACGTGCTCGTTACGGCTGTCACTTCGCTGCTCATTTTGATCTTTGCGAGAATCTCTGAGGGATCCAGGGTCGTCTTACACAGTGTCccaggcagccgcagcgtgcGGAGAAGCGACAGGAAAAAACTTcaggagagcgcggcgaagccgcgctcTCCGAGGACTAGCTCCGCGTCTTCACTTCAcgcctcccgcggccgccgccttcgaaTTCAGACGGAGACCTGATAGCTCTGTTCTGAAAGGGcaggggaggggaggcggcgcagtccGGCGCCTGTTCGCCGCGTTTCGCTACTATTTCTTCGACCTGCGCCGGGGTCCGGTGTAGcagagcgccttcgcgtgcAGGCCTCTCAGCAGACACGactggagagaagaaaaggaggcgcgccggcaccGCACTCGTTCGCGGCGTGTTCACGGCTTAAAAAAGCCGATGCAGAAGCAGGTGAGCCCGCCAGGCTGTTcaatgcattatcattaatataaagagatagtcctaagtattcc
This window harbors:
- a CDS encoding hypothetical protein (encoded by transcript BESB_036760), whose amino-acid sequence is MRGAAPPCVIAPRQARGRPLSCAASADLFWFCVLLLCVGWVTPQASRAASSSATFGSNWGGDSLAQSSASADTSTHPAAADSAPLYANAQAPQLHAVASVSREKAAGATAAATATRDLSFSGSSAPPPLKDAPQQRGEDAKHRRRTAFADARGSPSTERPRSSAAIEQRLRRAALAFGRQSRRSGALEEERDSRADHYDSDVPTGDPLVVLERGNRREQAAKAVRRELRISRRQWNRTLMWFLVSAVQLGTSFTLIHSFNMGLQLLLVYGGLKSPLALFYAVVVGGTLTSYLADVLVTAVTSLLILIFARISEGSRVVLHSVPGSRSVRRSDRKKLQESAAKPRSPRTSSASSLHASRGRRLRIQTET